In Macadamia integrifolia cultivar HAES 741 chromosome 5, SCU_Mint_v3, whole genome shotgun sequence, a single window of DNA contains:
- the LOC122078760 gene encoding pentatricopeptide repeat-containing protein At2g37230-like — MATKLLSPWQSGVFFRISSRTSPFTFLRGFCSDDTSSVSEIPPIESQSPSTESDSAPNVDVKEENAIGGLEENIQRRIPRGKHPPKPEKLEDVICRMMANREWTTRLQRSIRELVPEFDHSLVWNVLHGARNSEHALQFFRWVVKTGYRHDRSTHLKMIQILGRTRKLNHARCILFDMPKMGVEWDEEFFIVLISSYGEAGIVQESVKMFRKMKELGVERTVKSYDALFKVIMRRGRYLMAKRVFNEMLAEGVMPIRHTYNVLLWGFFLSLKVETANRFFEDMKNRGISPDVVTYNTMIYGYIRVKKMEEAEKLFVEMKGKNLNPTVVSYTSMIKGYVSMGQVDDGLRLFDEMASFGIKPNHNTYSTLLPGLCDAEKMSEAHKLVEEMVETHQAPEDNSIFLGLISCQCKAGNLDWAADVLKGMIRLNLPVEAAHYGVLIESFCKAGAYQRAIKLLDKVIEKEIILNPSSSLEMEPSAYNPIIEYLCNNGWTVKAEVFLRHLMKKGVQDPAAFNNL, encoded by the coding sequence ATGGCCACTAAGCTGCTATCTCCTTGGCAATCTGGGGTTTTCTTTAGGATTTCCAGCCGCACATCCCCCTTCACCTTCCTCCGTGGCTTCTGTTCAGATGATACCTCCTCAGTTTCAGAGATCCCACCAATCGAGTCTCAGTCTCCCTCAACCGAATCTGATTCAGCCCCGAATGTGGATGTAAAGGAAGAAAATGCAATTGGAGGACTTGAAGAAAACATTCAGCGAAGAATCCCACGTGGTAAGCATCCTCCAAAACCAGAAAAGTTAGAAGATGTAATCTGCCGAATGATGGCAAATCGGGAGTGGACTACCCGATTACAGAGATCGATCAGAGAACTTGTTCCTGAATTCGATCACTCTCTTGTCTGGAATGTTTTGCACGGAGCCCGTAACTCTGAGCATGCTTTGCAATTCTTTAGGTGGGTCGTTAAGACTGGTTACCGCCACGACCGATCGACCCACCTGAAGATGATTCAAATCTTGGGCCGAACTCGGAAACTCAATCATGCCCGATGCATTCTCTTTGACATGCCCAAGATGGGTGTTGAATGGGATGAAGAGTTTTTCATTGTTCTAATCAGTAGTTATGGGGAAGCTGGGATTGTTCAGGAGTCGGTAAAAATGTTTCGTAAAATGAAGGAATTAGGTGTGGAAAGAACTGTCAAATCTTATGATGCTTTGTTCAAAGTGATCATGCGCCGGGGACGATATCTAATGGCGAAACGGGTTTTTAATGAAATGCTGGCTGAAGGGGTGATGCCGATCCGCCACACATACAATGTTTTgctctggggcttcttcctttctttgaagGTGGAAACTGCGAATCGATTCTTTGAAGACATGAAGAACCGGGGAATCTCTCCTGATGTGGTGACATACAACACAATGATTTATGGGTATATCCGGgtgaagaagatggaggaggCAGAGAAGCTTTTTGTGGAGATGAAAGGGAAGAATTTGAACCCAACTGTGGTCAGTTACACTTCCATGATCAAAGGATATGTCTCAATGGGCCAGGTTGACGATGGCTTGAGATTGTTTGATGAAATGGCTTCGTTTGGAATCAAGCCAAATCATAATACTTATTCGACCCTGTTGCCAGGGCTGTGTGATGCAGAGAAGATGTCAGAAGCTCATAAACTTGTTGAGGAGATGGTGGAGACACACCAGGCTCCTGAAGATAATTCGATCTTCTTAGGATTGATCTCTTGTCAATGCAAGGCAGGTAATTTGGATTGGGCTGCTGATGTCCTCAAAGGTATGATTCGATTAAACCTTCCAGTGGAGGCAGCACACTATGGCGTCTTGATCGAAAGTTTCTGTAAGGCAGGGGCATATCAGAGGGCTATCAAGCTATTGGACAAGGTTATTGAGAAAGAGATCATCTTGAATCCATCAAGTTCGTTAGAGATGGAACCGAGTGCATATAACCCTATAATTGAGTACCTATGCAATAATGGGTGGACTGTGAAGGCAGAGGTTTTTCTCCGGCACCTGATGAAAAAGGGTGTTCAGGATCCAGCTGCATTTAACAATTTG
- the LOC122077996 gene encoding pyruvate kinase 1, cytosolic-like yields the protein MHSMHLLLEEPIRMGSILEPSKTTFFPAMTKIVGTLGPKSRSVEVISGCLKAGMSVARFDFSWGDCDYHQETLEYLKAAVKSTKKLCAVMLDTVGPELQVVNNSEHSISLQENGYVVLTPDQNKEATSELLPINFSGLSKAVKEGDTIFIGQYLFTGSETTSVWLEVSEIKGDDVVCMIKNSATLAGSLFTLHVSQIRIDLPTLTDQDKEVISTWGVRNSIDFLSLSSTRHAEDVRHAREFLSKLGDLNQTHIFAKIENIEGLTHFDEILQEADGIILSHGNLGIDLPPEKVFLFQKAAVYKCNMAGKPAVVTRVVDSMTDNLRPTRAEATDVANAVLDGSDSILLGAETLRGLYPIETISTVGKICAEAEKVFNQDLYFKKTVKYVGEPMTHLESIASSAVRAAIKVKASVIICFTSSGRAARLIAKYRPTMPVLSVVIPRLKTDQLKWSFTGAFQVFHYSGLFPMLADPRHLAESTGGTNESVLKVALDYGKASGIVKPHDRAVVFQKVGDSSVVKIIELED from the exons ATGCATTCGATGCACTTGCTCCTCGAAGAGCCTATTAGGATGGGTTCCATCCTTGAGCCATCCAAGACT ACTTTCTTTCCTGCAATGACAAAAATTGTCGGCACACTGGGCCCGAAATCGAGATCCGTCGAGGTTATTTCTGGCTGTCTCAAGGCAGGGATGTCTG TGGCACGTTTTGATTTTTCCTGGGGCGACTGTGATTATCATCAAGAGACTCTAGAATATTTGAAGGCGGCTGTCAAAAGCACTAAGAAGCTCTGCGCT GTTATGCTGGACACTGTGGGACCAGAACTGCAGGTTGTAAATAACAGTGAACATTCCATTTCGCTTCAGGAAAATGGTTATGTTGTTCTAACACCAGATCAGAATAAGGAAGCCACTTCAGAGTTATTGCCAATCAATTTTTCTGGATTGTCAAAA GCAGTGAAGGAAGGAGATACCATTTTTATTGGCCAATACCTGTTCACTGGAAGTGAAACTACTTCTGTTTGGCTGGAG GTATCTGAGATTAAAGGGGACGATGTTGTCTGTATGATTAAAAATTCTGCTACTCTTGCTGGTTCCTTGTTCACTTTGCATGTTTCTCAAATCCGTATTGATCTACCTACCCTGACTGATCAGGATAAAGAA GTTATAAGTACATGGGGTGTTCGTAACAGTAtagattttctctccttgtcATCTACTCGGCATGCAGAAGATGTTCGCCAT GCCCGTGAGTTCCTTTCCAAATTGGGTGATCTTAATCAGACCCATATCTTTGCAAAGATTGAAAACATAGAG GGCCTAACCCATTTTGATGAGATTCTACAAGAAGCAGATGGAATTATTCTTTCTCATGGGAATCTGGGCATTGATCTTCCTCCCGAGAAG GTGTTTTTATTTCAAAAGGCTGCTGTTTACAAGTGCAACATGGCTGGAAAGCCTGCAGTGGTTACTCGTGTCGTGGACAGTATGACTGACAACCTGAGACCTACTCGTGCAGAGGCAACTGATGTTGCCAATGCTGTGTTAGACG GGAGTGATTCAATTCTTTTAGGTGCTGAGACACTAAGAGGATTGTACCCTATTGAGACCATTTCCACTGTTGGTAAAATTTGTGCCGAG GCGGAGAAGGTTTTCAATCAAGATTTGTATTTTAAAAAGACTGTCAAATATGTTGGAGAACCGATGACCCATTTGGAATCAATTGCTTCCTCTGCG GTTCGTGCAGCAATTAAGGTGAAGGCTTCTGTAATTATTTGCTTCACTTCATCTGGAAGGGCTGCAAG ATTAATTGCAAAGTATAGGCCAACAATGCCTGTTCTGTCAGTTGTTATTCCTCGACTCAAAACAGATCAACTCAAGTGGAGCTTCACTGGTGCTTTTCAGGTTTTCCACT ATTC AGGTCTTTTCCCCATGCTTGCAGATCCTCGACATCTG GCAGAATCAACCGGTGGCACAAATGAGTCGGTCCTTAAGGTTGCTCTTGATTATGGCAAGGCATCTGGTATAGTAAAGCCACATGATCGTGCTGTTGTTTTCCAAAAAGTTGGAGATTCATCTGTGGTGAAGATTATCGAGCTTGAAGATTAA